From the genome of Muricauda sp. SCSIO 64092, one region includes:
- a CDS encoding alkylmercury lyase family protein, whose product MITHSNLHYTIIKGIIDNGFAPGVEDLSKTLNAKKTEIVKGLYALQEYHGVVLHPNEPSVWVIHPFSLAPTNFYVESEKGEWWGNCAWCSLGIAALVKGEVKITTTLGAKTKQIEINIRNGEIQEKEYYIHFPIPMKNAWDNVMYTCSTMLVFENEAQIDEWTTRHHIPKGDIQPLEKMWNFSKKWYGNHLNPEWTKWTMDEAKQLFKEFGLQNNIWKLDDSNKRF is encoded by the coding sequence ATGATAACACATTCAAATCTTCACTACACCATAATCAAAGGGATAATTGACAACGGATTTGCCCCAGGCGTTGAGGATCTTTCAAAGACCTTAAATGCCAAAAAAACGGAAATCGTCAAAGGACTGTATGCCCTTCAGGAATATCATGGTGTTGTCCTTCACCCCAACGAACCGAGCGTTTGGGTAATTCATCCATTTTCATTGGCCCCCACCAATTTTTATGTGGAATCGGAAAAAGGGGAATGGTGGGGAAACTGTGCCTGGTGTTCCCTTGGAATAGCGGCCTTGGTGAAAGGTGAGGTGAAAATAACCACCACCCTTGGAGCGAAAACCAAACAAATCGAAATCAATATCCGCAATGGGGAAATCCAGGAGAAGGAGTACTACATTCATTTTCCCATACCCATGAAAAATGCCTGGGACAATGTAATGTATACCTGTAGCACGATGTTGGTTTTTGAAAATGAGGCCCAAATTGATGAATGGACCACAAGGCACCATATCCCTAAGGGCGACATCCAACCGCTTGAAAAGATGTGGAACTTTTCAAAAAAATGGTATGGAAACCATTTGAACCCGGAATGGACAAAGTGGACCATGGACGAAGCAAAACAACTGTTCAAAGAATTTGGACTACAAAACAATATCTGGAAATTGGACGATTCCAATAAGCGATTTTAA
- a CDS encoding DUF4442 domain-containing protein, whose amino-acid sequence MSFYQKLAELGTKVFKKKTLFKYGFNLSPMYRRSTGRIIEVSEDLLHVRVKLPLSYKNRNYVNSIFGGSLFSAVDPIPMVQLINLLDSSYVVWDKSAEIFFKRPAKTHLYADFNYTQEELKDIKERVDRENEMEITKTTLLKDKNNTHVYCEVRKVIYIANKDFYKEKRRNANT is encoded by the coding sequence ATGTCTTTTTATCAAAAATTAGCCGAGCTGGGAACCAAGGTATTTAAGAAAAAAACCCTTTTCAAATACGGATTTAACCTTTCCCCCATGTACCGGAGGAGTACGGGTAGGATCATTGAGGTTTCTGAAGATCTGTTACATGTACGCGTTAAACTGCCCCTAAGTTATAAGAACAGAAATTACGTGAACTCCATTTTTGGCGGCAGCCTTTTTTCGGCCGTTGACCCTATTCCCATGGTTCAGCTCATAAATCTATTGGACAGTTCCTATGTGGTTTGGGATAAATCCGCCGAAATTTTCTTTAAAAGACCGGCAAAGACCCATCTCTATGCGGATTTTAATTATACCCAGGAAGAATTGAAGGACATTAAGGAAAGGGTGGACCGGGAAAATGAAATGGAAATTACGAAGACCACGCTATTAAAGGACAAAAACAATACACACGTGTATTGCGAAGTAAGAAAGGTTATCTATATTGCCAATAAGGACTTTTACAAGGAAAAAAGGAGGAATGCCAATACGTGA
- a CDS encoding Crp/Fnr family transcriptional regulator has translation MSLYNAFRNALEEGAPIPDENWSSIRPFLKLRHYKKGEYIISEGEVENYLSAVAVGCLRYFIVKGEEEISYEFAFENELSSSYASLLSRAPSRLYIEAMEDVSLVSIHCDSLQELYKESAIGERIGRLTTENYYIYREERELMLLTMTPEELYLDLISHYPIYVNRIPQKYLATYLHVKPESLSRIKRRIYGNK, from the coding sequence ATGAGCTTATACAATGCATTTAGAAACGCTCTTGAGGAAGGTGCCCCCATACCGGATGAAAACTGGTCTTCCATTAGGCCATTCTTAAAGCTACGACACTACAAGAAAGGGGAGTACATTATCAGTGAAGGGGAGGTGGAAAACTATCTTTCTGCCGTGGCAGTCGGTTGCCTTCGGTATTTTATTGTAAAAGGCGAGGAAGAAATCAGTTATGAGTTTGCCTTTGAAAATGAATTGAGCAGTTCATACGCCTCATTGCTGTCCAGAGCCCCTTCCCGTCTTTATATCGAAGCCATGGAAGATGTGAGTTTGGTGAGCATTCACTGCGATAGTTTACAAGAACTGTATAAAGAATCGGCCATCGGGGAGCGCATTGGAAGACTGACTACGGAAAACTACTATATCTATAGGGAAGAACGGGAACTCATGTTGCTAACAATGACCCCAGAAGAGCTCTACCTTGACTTGATCTCACATTATCCAATTTATGTCAACCGTATTCCACAAAAGTATTTGGCCACCTACCTCCATGTAAAACCGGAATCCCTGAGCAGGATAAAAAGAAGGATTTATGGGAATAAGTGA
- a CDS encoding DUF302 domain-containing protein — translation MDTKGIITKISRQNFSDTYRKLKETIDNNPNLNVMLELDHQANARKNGLELNPSKLIIFGNPNLGTPLMQSAQTLGLDLPQKVLVHENGSGIVHLSYNDPQYLKNRHDVSDADEILSKVASALDKITTVSADT, via the coding sequence ATGGATACAAAAGGCATTATTACCAAAATCAGCCGACAAAACTTTTCTGATACGTACCGGAAGTTAAAGGAAACCATTGACAACAATCCCAATTTAAATGTGATGTTGGAGCTGGACCATCAGGCGAATGCCCGAAAAAACGGGCTGGAACTAAATCCTTCCAAACTGATTATTTTTGGCAATCCCAATCTAGGGACCCCATTGATGCAAAGTGCCCAAACACTCGGTCTGGATCTGCCCCAAAAAGTATTGGTCCACGAAAATGGCTCAGGTATTGTCCACCTATCCTATAACGACCCCCAATACTTAAAAAACAGACATGACGTTTCGGATGCGGATGAAATCCTTTCCAAAGTGGCTTCGGCATTGGATAAAATCACGACGGTTTCTGCCGACACTTAG
- a CDS encoding RNA polymerase sigma factor, with protein MGKKQLNDTVDHLFRNEYGKVLSLLTSKFGTSHLEAIEDAVQDTFLKAMRVWAYQEVPQNPTAWLYRVANNAMIDMLRKGKKIQYGETAYEKNAGEESKEYASENEITDSQLKLVFACCDPVLSQEYQVILSLKLMGGFSNRELAEALLKKEETVAKSYTRAKKKFRDQVQLLRFPVEMGLQSRLFVVLRVVYLLFTEGYSPTSGSNVLKKDICYEALRLALLLRKNKYCQHPNLEALIALMCFHASRFDARLDDAGELVTLEHQDRSHYNQELIRIGLYHLENAGTKDRLPSQYHLEAAVSYYHSVAKEFGKTDWKSILYLYDIHLQQQFSPMVALNRIVALGKVHGAKKALGALDAVSKRSDYSKTGLYYAIRAELLQELGDENYKQELQKAIERTENDLVKRHLLKKGDSDG; from the coding sequence ATGGGGAAAAAGCAACTTAACGATACCGTAGACCATCTCTTCCGAAATGAGTATGGAAAGGTACTCTCCTTGTTGACCAGTAAATTTGGGACATCACATTTGGAGGCGATAGAGGATGCCGTACAGGATACTTTTTTAAAGGCCATGCGGGTTTGGGCCTATCAGGAAGTTCCGCAAAACCCAACCGCCTGGTTATACCGCGTGGCAAACAACGCCATGATCGATATGCTGCGAAAGGGCAAAAAGATCCAATACGGGGAAACGGCCTATGAAAAAAACGCTGGAGAGGAAAGCAAGGAGTATGCTTCGGAAAATGAAATTACCGATAGCCAGTTAAAGTTGGTTTTTGCCTGTTGCGATCCCGTCCTTTCCCAGGAATATCAGGTGATATTGAGTTTAAAGTTAATGGGCGGTTTCAGTAATCGTGAACTTGCCGAAGCCCTTTTGAAAAAGGAAGAAACGGTGGCCAAATCGTATACCCGTGCAAAAAAGAAGTTTCGGGACCAGGTGCAACTGTTACGCTTTCCTGTGGAGATGGGCCTGCAATCGCGATTGTTTGTGGTATTGCGGGTCGTTTACCTCCTCTTCACCGAAGGATATTCCCCAACCTCGGGTTCTAATGTGCTTAAAAAGGATATTTGCTATGAGGCCTTACGGTTGGCACTTTTATTGCGAAAAAACAAGTATTGCCAACATCCCAATTTGGAAGCCCTGATTGCCTTGATGTGCTTTCATGCCTCGCGATTTGATGCCCGATTGGATGATGCCGGGGAGTTGGTGACCCTGGAACATCAGGACCGCTCCCATTACAATCAAGAACTTATACGGATTGGATTGTATCATTTGGAAAATGCGGGAACCAAAGACCGACTGCCCTCGCAATACCATTTGGAGGCGGCTGTTTCGTATTATCATTCGGTAGCAAAGGAGTTTGGCAAAACGGATTGGAAGAGCATCCTCTATTTGTACGACATCCACTTGCAACAGCAGTTTTCCCCTATGGTTGCCTTAAATAGGATAGTGGCCTTGGGCAAGGTCCATGGAGCCAAAAAGGCACTTGGAGCGCTGGATGCCGTTTCCAAAAGAAGCGATTACTCCAAAACGGGATTGTATTATGCAATTCGTGCGGAGCTACTGCAAGAGTTGGGCGACGAAAACTATAAGCAGGAGTTGCAAAAGGCCATTGAACGTACCGAAAATGATTTGGTGAAACGACATTTGTTAAAAAAAGGGGATTCTGATGGATAG
- a CDS encoding YciI family protein, whose product MSNFLYLFRGGEKAYQKLSQEEKQAHMEVWGQWMGNLKEKGQLLDGLPLAEDGRVVHNRGELVTNGPFAEGTELVGGYLIVSAKDIDEAVEISKGCPIFDYEGSNVEVREILSMDESH is encoded by the coding sequence ATGAGTAATTTTTTGTATTTGTTCAGAGGGGGCGAAAAGGCCTACCAAAAATTGTCCCAAGAGGAAAAGCAGGCCCATATGGAAGTATGGGGGCAATGGATGGGAAACTTAAAAGAAAAAGGCCAGCTATTGGATGGGCTCCCCTTGGCCGAGGATGGTCGGGTGGTTCATAACAGGGGGGAATTGGTCACCAATGGCCCTTTTGCCGAAGGGACCGAATTGGTCGGGGGCTACCTGATCGTTTCCGCAAAAGACATTGATGAAGCGGTGGAGATTTCCAAAGGATGCCCCATTTTTGATTATGAGGGCAGTAATGTGGAGGTACGGGAAATCCTTTCAATGGATGAGAGTCATTAA
- a CDS encoding PA0069 family radical SAM protein, translating into MKSKHYIKGRGAQLNAHNRFLKHIYEQREDFLEFCRVEGEEADKNKTEYIPVFPKTVVNKVTSPDVGMGYSLNPYQGCEHGCVYCYARNAHEFWGYDAGLDFERKILVKKESARLLEEKLKSKTWKAATIVLSGNTDCYQPAERQFEITRQCLEVFYKYRHPVGIITKNALVLRDLDILAQLNAHQLVGINISITSLSEKTRRLLEPRTATIKRRLQTVRTLSEHGIPVNAMLAPIIPGINSHELMKLAKTAADHGALSFGFTVVRLNGTIGQIFTDWIKKAMPDRAEKVLHLIQDCHGGSINDSRFGIRSRGEGKIAEQIHDMARLARKKYFKNRAFPKLRTDLHDQYKNGQMKLF; encoded by the coding sequence TTGAAATCAAAACACTACATCAAAGGGCGTGGTGCGCAGCTCAATGCCCATAACCGTTTTTTAAAGCATATCTATGAGCAACGGGAGGATTTCCTGGAGTTTTGTCGTGTGGAAGGAGAGGAAGCGGACAAGAACAAGACGGAGTACATCCCGGTTTTTCCCAAAACCGTGGTCAATAAGGTCACTAGCCCGGATGTAGGGATGGGGTACTCCCTGAATCCCTATCAAGGCTGTGAACACGGCTGCGTGTACTGCTATGCACGGAATGCCCATGAATTTTGGGGATATGATGCCGGTCTGGACTTTGAGCGGAAGATACTGGTGAAAAAGGAGTCTGCAAGGCTATTGGAAGAAAAGCTCAAAAGTAAAACCTGGAAAGCGGCCACCATAGTTTTGTCCGGGAATACCGATTGTTACCAACCTGCGGAGCGTCAATTTGAAATTACCAGGCAGTGCTTGGAAGTTTTTTATAAATACAGGCATCCCGTAGGAATCATTACCAAGAATGCACTGGTTCTTAGGGACTTGGATATTTTAGCCCAATTGAATGCACACCAACTTGTGGGCATCAACATTTCAATTACCTCCCTGTCCGAAAAAACGAGACGGCTTTTGGAGCCCAGGACGGCAACGATCAAAAGGCGATTGCAAACGGTAAGGACCCTATCGGAGCACGGGATTCCCGTGAATGCCATGTTGGCCCCCATCATACCGGGAATCAACAGTCATGAACTGATGAAACTGGCCAAAACGGCAGCAGACCATGGCGCCTTGTCCTTTGGGTTCACCGTGGTACGTTTAAATGGCACCATAGGTCAGATTTTTACGGATTGGATAAAAAAGGCCATGCCGGACCGTGCCGAAAAAGTACTGCATTTAATTCAGGATTGCCATGGCGGAAGTATCAATGATAGTCGGTTTGGCATTCGAAGCCGCGGAGAAGGTAAGATAGCGGAGCAGATTCATGATATGGCCCGATTGGCACGTAAGAAATACTTTAAAAACCGGGCATTTCCCAAACTGCGAACCGATTTGCACGATCAATACAAGAATGGGCAGATGAAACTTTTTTAA
- a CDS encoding META domain-containing protein, which produces MKRTLFLWLLMGLVLSIGACSDSDDGSQDNPISGTWRITEIQVSQQQLTQFSPADETISISFAADGNFSGETPGNQFQGRYELDGGTLTMLEFSTTTEVADTQYAAAFYNAIAEAQVPNETFAQFGYSFDSLDLVLVFGNSGRMVLEKQ; this is translated from the coding sequence ATGAAAAGAACACTATTCCTATGGCTATTGATGGGCCTCGTTTTAAGTATTGGAGCTTGTAGCGATTCCGATGACGGTTCGCAGGACAATCCCATTTCAGGAACGTGGAGGATTACTGAAATTCAGGTTTCGCAACAGCAACTGACCCAGTTTTCACCAGCGGACGAAACCATTTCCATTTCTTTTGCTGCGGATGGCAACTTCTCTGGGGAAACCCCGGGAAACCAATTTCAAGGGCGGTATGAATTGGATGGAGGTACCTTGACCATGCTTGAGTTTTCTACTACCACTGAGGTTGCGGACACCCAATATGCTGCAGCTTTTTATAATGCCATTGCGGAAGCCCAGGTGCCCAATGAGACCTTTGCCCAGTTTGGATACAGCTTTGACAGTTTGGACCTGGTATTGGTTTTCGGGAATTCCGGCCGGATGGTTTTGGAAAAGCAATAG